One stretch of Nocardioides perillae DNA includes these proteins:
- a CDS encoding TSUP family transporter yields the protein MSGLEVVAVLVAGLAAGAINTVVGSGTLITFPTLLAIGVPPVTANVSNSIGLVPGSVSGAIGYRRELAGQAGRAVRLAAASVVGGTVGAVLLIALPDEAFSTIVPVLIVLGLVMVVAQPRISRWVAARHEATGGLPEQGAWWVWPGVLLVGVYGGYFGAAQGILLMAVMGIGIAESLQRLNAVKNILGAVVNAVSGVVFVVVAEVDWAVVGLLAAGSVVGGQVGAHYGRRLPPAALRGTIVVVGVVALAVFWTRG from the coding sequence GTGAGCGGGCTCGAGGTCGTGGCGGTGCTGGTGGCCGGCCTGGCCGCCGGCGCCATCAACACCGTCGTGGGGTCGGGCACCCTCATCACCTTCCCGACCCTGCTCGCCATCGGCGTCCCACCGGTCACCGCCAACGTCTCGAACTCGATCGGCCTCGTGCCGGGCTCGGTCTCGGGGGCGATCGGCTACCGCCGCGAGCTCGCGGGCCAGGCGGGGCGCGCCGTACGCCTGGCGGCGGCGTCGGTGGTCGGCGGCACGGTCGGGGCGGTGCTGCTGATCGCGCTGCCGGACGAGGCCTTCTCGACCATCGTGCCGGTGCTGATCGTGCTCGGCCTGGTGATGGTGGTCGCCCAACCGCGCATCTCGCGGTGGGTCGCGGCCCGCCACGAGGCCACCGGTGGGCTGCCCGAGCAGGGGGCCTGGTGGGTGTGGCCGGGCGTGCTGCTCGTGGGGGTCTACGGCGGCTACTTCGGTGCCGCCCAGGGCATCTTGCTGATGGCGGTGATGGGCATCGGCATCGCGGAGAGCCTGCAGCGGCTCAACGCCGTGAAGAACATCCTCGGCGCGGTGGTCAACGCGGTGTCCGGCGTCGTCTTCGTGGTCGTGGCGGAGGTCGACTGGGCCGTGGTCGGCCTGCTGGCGGCCGGCTCGGTGGTCGGCGGCCAGGTGGGTGCCCACTACGGTCGCCGGCTGCCTCCGGCGGCACTGCGCGGCACGATCGTGGTCGTGGGGGTCGTGGCGCTGGCGGTCTTCTGGACCCGCGGCTGA
- a CDS encoding SPFH domain-containing protein, whose translation MELFVLVLLALIALFVVVALSRAVRIIPQARAGIVERFGKYKETLEPGLNFVVPFIDRVRYLIDMREQVVSFPPAQVITEDNLTVSIDTVIYFQVNDPIAATYEISNYISAVEQLTMTTLRNIVGGMDLEETLTSRERINTGLSTVLDEATGRWGIKVKRVEIKGIDPPPSITDSMEKQMRADRDKRAAILTAEGSRQSAILTAEGNKQSAILNAEGDREAAILRAQADREAQILRAQGEGQAIQTVFQAIHDGRPDQSLLAYQYLQMMPKIAEGDANKVWIVPSEIGKALEGLGSTMNSLRGIPDDVDGPRVRVPTEGVPGLAGAETGDVAGLRDAEASVAAAIEEARAASSEAPAAAVDGAGAADGGVAPHPEA comes from the coding sequence GTGGAGCTGTTCGTCCTCGTCCTGCTGGCGCTGATCGCGCTCTTCGTCGTCGTGGCGCTGAGCCGGGCGGTGCGGATCATCCCGCAGGCCCGCGCCGGCATCGTCGAGCGGTTCGGCAAGTACAAGGAGACCCTCGAGCCGGGCCTCAACTTCGTGGTGCCCTTCATCGACCGGGTGCGCTACCTCATCGACATGCGCGAGCAGGTGGTCAGCTTCCCGCCCGCGCAGGTCATCACCGAGGACAACCTGACGGTCTCGATCGACACCGTCATCTACTTCCAGGTCAACGACCCGATCGCCGCGACCTACGAGATCTCCAACTACATCTCCGCGGTCGAGCAGCTGACGATGACCACGCTGCGCAACATCGTCGGCGGCATGGACCTCGAGGAGACGCTCACCAGCCGCGAGCGCATCAACACCGGGCTCTCGACGGTGCTCGACGAGGCCACGGGCCGGTGGGGCATCAAGGTCAAGCGCGTCGAGATCAAGGGGATCGACCCGCCGCCCTCGATCACCGACTCGATGGAGAAGCAGATGCGCGCCGACCGCGACAAGCGGGCCGCGATCCTGACCGCCGAGGGCTCGCGCCAGTCGGCGATCCTCACCGCCGAGGGCAACAAGCAGTCCGCGATCCTCAACGCCGAGGGCGACCGGGAGGCCGCCATCCTGCGCGCCCAGGCCGACCGCGAGGCGCAGATCCTGCGCGCACAGGGCGAGGGACAGGCCATCCAGACGGTCTTCCAGGCCATCCACGACGGCCGTCCCGACCAGTCGCTGCTCGCCTACCAGTACCTCCAGATGATGCCGAAGATCGCCGAGGGCGACGCCAACAAGGTCTGGATCGTCCCGAGCGAGATCGGCAAGGCGCTGGAGGGCCTCGGCTCCACGATGAACAGCCTGCGCGGCATCCCCGACGACGTCGACGGACCGCGGGTGCGCGTGCCCACCGAGGGCGTGCCCGGGCTGGCCGGCGCCGAGACCGGTGACGTCGCCGGACTGCGCGACGCCGAGGCGAGCGTCGCCGCGGCCATCGAGGAGGCCCGGGCGGCCAGCTCGGAGGCGCCGGCGGCGGCGGTCGACGGTGCCGGGGCGGCGGACGGCGGGGTCGCGCCCCACCCGGAGGCGTGA
- a CDS encoding NfeD family protein, translating into MDWLRDHAWESWLALTTLLAIAELVSLDLVLIMLAAGAGVGLVAALVGLPFVVQVLLALGGAAAMLLVARPPLVARLHGGPELVLGAKRLVGETAVTPTEITVHQPVQLKFAGETWSAKPYDETLAIPAGSTVEVLEVRGAYAYVHPRAELAP; encoded by the coding sequence ATGGACTGGCTCCGCGACCACGCCTGGGAGTCGTGGCTCGCGCTGACGACGCTCCTGGCGATCGCCGAGCTGGTCAGCCTCGACCTGGTGCTGATCATGCTCGCCGCGGGTGCGGGCGTCGGTCTCGTGGCCGCACTCGTGGGGCTGCCCTTCGTGGTGCAGGTGCTGCTCGCGCTCGGCGGCGCCGCCGCGATGCTGCTGGTGGCCCGGCCGCCGCTCGTCGCGCGCCTGCACGGCGGCCCCGAGCTGGTGCTGGGCGCCAAGCGCCTGGTCGGCGAGACGGCGGTGACGCCCACCGAGATCACGGTGCACCAGCCGGTCCAGCTCAAGTTCGCCGGCGAGACCTGGTCGGCCAAGCCCTACGACGAGACCCTGGCCATCCCGGCCGGGTCCACCGTCGAGGTCCTGGAGGTCCGGGGCGCCTACGCCTACGTCCACCCGCGCGCCGAGCTCGCTCCGTGA
- a CDS encoding ABC transporter ATP-binding protein: protein MTAVLELADVTVRRGEATLLDTVTWSVEEDERWVVLGPNGAGKTTLLQLAAAQLHPTSGVAAVLEEVLGLTDVFELRPRIGLTSAALAERIPRHETVHDVVVSASYGVLGRWREDYDALDHQRATDLLVELGAGQLAQRTFGTLSEGERKRVQIARALMTDPELLLLDEPAAGLDLGGREDLVSTLSVLAHDPDSPATVLVSHHVEEIPPGFTHALLLRAGRVVTAGFLEHVVTEAALSETFGVPLTVTRADDRWSARRRPAHRL, encoded by the coding sequence ATGACCGCCGTGCTGGAGCTCGCCGACGTCACCGTGCGGCGCGGGGAGGCCACGCTGCTCGACACCGTCACCTGGAGCGTGGAGGAGGACGAGCGCTGGGTCGTGCTCGGGCCCAACGGCGCAGGCAAGACGACGCTGCTGCAGCTCGCGGCCGCCCAGCTGCACCCCACCTCCGGGGTGGCGGCCGTGCTGGAGGAGGTGCTCGGGCTCACCGACGTCTTCGAGCTGCGCCCGCGCATCGGGCTCACCAGCGCCGCGCTCGCCGAGCGCATCCCCCGCCACGAGACGGTGCACGACGTCGTCGTCAGCGCGTCGTACGGCGTGCTGGGGCGCTGGCGCGAGGACTACGACGCGCTGGACCACCAGCGCGCTACCGACCTGCTCGTCGAGCTCGGGGCGGGCCAGCTCGCGCAGCGCACCTTCGGCACCCTCAGCGAGGGCGAGCGCAAGCGCGTGCAGATCGCGCGCGCGCTCATGACCGACCCCGAGCTGCTGCTGCTCGACGAGCCCGCGGCCGGCCTCGACCTGGGTGGTCGCGAGGACCTCGTGTCGACCCTGTCGGTGCTCGCGCACGACCCCGACTCGCCGGCGACCGTGCTGGTCTCCCACCACGTGGAGGAGATCCCGCCCGGCTTCACCCACGCGCTGCTGCTGCGCGCTGGTCGCGTCGTGACGGCCGGCTTCCTGGAGCACGTCGTCACCGAGGCGGCGCTCTCGGAGACCTTCGGGGTGCCGCTCACCGTGACCCGCGCCGACGACCGCTGGAGCGCCCGGCGCCGTCCCGCGCACCGGCTGTGA
- the serB gene encoding phosphoserine phosphatase SerB, whose amino-acid sequence MSEPTHASDAGGRAAAGREPTTLLVTLTGKDRPGVTSTVLQTLARGGVEVLDVEQIVLRRRLVLGILVTAPRDWKRLRDDVRATAEALGMQVDVERGEGDNRGRSEGRSHVTIIGSPLAATAMAAIAGRIADSGANIDRIERMARYPVTAIDLHVSGADPERLRAELAAEAARQGVDVAVQPANLLRRGMRLIVMDVDSTLIQGEVIEMIAAHAGCEEEVARVTEAAMRGEIDFEESLRARVALLAGVPASALDEVYDRIELAPGARTLVRTLTRLGYRFAIVSGGFSQVTDRLADDLGIHFSRANQLEVVDGRLTGRIVGDVVDRAGKAVALRDFAAEVGVGTGSVIAIGDGANDLDMLGAAGLGIAYNAKPMVRAAADTAVNVPYLDTILYLLGISREEVEAADREAGITTPAPPL is encoded by the coding sequence ATGAGCGAGCCCACCCACGCCTCCGACGCCGGCGGTCGCGCCGCTGCCGGCCGCGAGCCCACCACGCTGCTGGTCACCCTCACCGGCAAGGACCGGCCGGGCGTGACGTCGACCGTGCTGCAGACGTTGGCGCGCGGCGGCGTCGAGGTCCTCGACGTCGAGCAGATCGTGCTGCGCCGCCGGCTCGTGCTCGGCATCCTCGTGACCGCGCCGCGCGACTGGAAGCGGCTGCGCGACGACGTGCGTGCCACCGCGGAGGCCCTCGGGATGCAGGTCGACGTCGAGCGCGGCGAGGGCGACAACCGCGGCCGCTCGGAGGGGCGCTCGCACGTCACGATCATCGGCAGCCCGCTCGCCGCGACCGCGATGGCCGCCATCGCCGGACGCATCGCCGACAGCGGCGCCAACATCGACCGCATCGAGCGGATGGCGCGCTACCCCGTCACGGCGATCGACCTCCACGTCTCGGGCGCCGACCCGGAGCGCCTGCGTGCCGAGCTCGCGGCGGAGGCCGCCCGGCAGGGCGTCGACGTCGCGGTGCAGCCCGCCAACCTGCTGCGGCGCGGCATGCGGCTCATCGTGATGGACGTCGACTCGACGCTCATCCAGGGCGAGGTGATCGAGATGATCGCCGCCCACGCCGGCTGCGAGGAGGAGGTCGCCCGGGTGACCGAGGCGGCGATGCGCGGCGAGATCGACTTCGAGGAGTCGCTGCGCGCGCGCGTCGCGCTGCTCGCCGGCGTGCCGGCGAGCGCGCTCGACGAGGTCTACGACCGGATCGAGCTCGCCCCGGGGGCGCGCACCCTCGTGCGCACGCTGACCCGGCTCGGCTACCGCTTCGCGATCGTCTCCGGCGGGTTCAGCCAGGTCACCGACCGGCTGGCCGACGACCTCGGCATCCACTTCTCCCGCGCCAACCAGCTCGAGGTCGTCGACGGCCGCCTCACCGGCCGGATCGTGGGCGACGTGGTGGACCGCGCCGGCAAGGCGGTCGCGCTGCGCGACTTCGCGGCCGAGGTCGGTGTCGGCACCGGCTCGGTCATCGCGATCGGCGACGGCGCCAACGACCTCGACATGCTCGGGGCCGCCGGGCTCGGCATCGCCTACAACGCCAAGCCGATGGTGCGCGCGGCCGCCGACACGGCCGTCAACGTGCCCTACCTCGACACGATCCTCTACCTGCTCGGCATCTCGCGCGAGGAGGTCGAGGCCGCGGACCGCGAGGCCGGCATCACCACCCCCGCTCCCCCGCTCTGA
- a CDS encoding SixA phosphatase family protein, whose translation MPDRPARLLVLVRHAQAETFAVTDHARALTARGRADASAAGRWLNDLLRARGHEGPDAAVVSDAVRARETWEAVADAGGWELVAQPDRAAYEAAPESLLDLVRLVDAEARCVVVVGHNPTVGVLTQLLDDGSGDPRAIAATAGGHPTAGVAVLEVPGAWGDLDDAGAVLTGFHVGRG comes from the coding sequence GTGCCCGACCGCCCCGCCCGCCTCCTCGTCCTCGTCCGGCACGCCCAGGCGGAGACGTTCGCCGTCACCGACCACGCGCGAGCGCTGACCGCGCGCGGCCGGGCCGACGCGTCCGCGGCGGGACGGTGGCTGAACGACCTGCTGCGCGCGCGTGGCCACGAGGGACCCGACGCGGCGGTGGTGAGCGACGCCGTACGGGCGCGGGAGACGTGGGAGGCCGTCGCTGACGCCGGCGGCTGGGAGCTGGTGGCGCAGCCCGACCGCGCCGCCTACGAGGCCGCGCCCGAGAGCCTCCTCGACCTGGTGCGGCTCGTCGACGCCGAGGCGCGCTGCGTGGTCGTGGTGGGGCACAACCCGACCGTGGGGGTGCTGACCCAGCTGCTCGACGACGGCAGCGGCGACCCGCGCGCGATCGCTGCGACGGCGGGCGGCCACCCCACGGCGGGGGTGGCCGTGCTGGAGGTGCCGGGCGCCTGGGGCGACCTCGACGACGCCGGCGCGGTGCTCACCGGCTTCCACGTCGGCCGCGGCTGA
- the fabI gene encoding enoyl-ACP reductase FabI: MGILDGKRILVAGVTMDSSIGFATAKVAQEQGATVLISNFGRALGITRRIAKRLPVEPPVLELDVTDPEHLERLPDLLREHLGPDAGLDGVVHSIAYGNPETLLGGQFLDGPWEDVAQAVQVSAYSLKSLAVACRPLMGRGGSVVGLTFDATVAWPAYDWMGVAKAGLESCSRYLARDLGPDGIRVNLVSAGPLRTLAAKAIPGFGDLEEMWSTRAPLGWDNTDQEPTARAVCALLSDFFPATTGEVVHVDGGFHAMGA; encoded by the coding sequence ATGGGCATCCTGGACGGCAAGCGGATCCTGGTGGCGGGCGTGACGATGGACTCCTCCATCGGCTTCGCGACCGCGAAGGTGGCGCAGGAGCAGGGCGCGACGGTGCTCATCTCCAACTTCGGGCGCGCGCTCGGCATCACCCGACGCATCGCGAAGCGGCTGCCGGTCGAGCCGCCCGTGCTCGAGCTCGACGTCACCGACCCCGAGCACCTGGAGCGCCTGCCCGACCTCCTGCGCGAGCACCTCGGCCCCGACGCGGGCCTCGACGGGGTGGTGCACTCCATCGCCTACGGCAACCCCGAGACCCTGCTCGGCGGGCAGTTCCTCGACGGCCCCTGGGAGGACGTCGCGCAGGCCGTGCAGGTGTCGGCCTACTCGCTGAAGTCCCTCGCGGTGGCCTGCCGGCCGCTGATGGGCCGCGGCGGCTCGGTCGTCGGGCTCACCTTCGACGCGACGGTGGCCTGGCCGGCCTACGACTGGATGGGCGTCGCGAAGGCCGGGCTCGAGTCGTGCTCGCGCTACCTCGCGCGCGACCTCGGCCCCGACGGCATCCGGGTCAACCTGGTCAGCGCGGGCCCGCTGCGCACCCTCGCGGCGAAGGCGATCCCGGGCTTCGGCGACCTCGAGGAGATGTGGTCGACCCGCGCGCCCCTCGGCTGGGACAACACCGACCAGGAGCCCACCGCCCGGGCGGTCTGCGCACTGCTCTCCGACTTCTTCCCCGCCACCACGGGCGAGGTCGTCCACGTCGACGGCGGCTTCCACGCGATGGGTGCCTGA
- a CDS encoding 3-oxoacyl-ACP reductase FabG: MSRSVLVTGGNRGIGRAIAEAFVAQGDQVAATTRSGGAPEGALDVRCDVTDAAQVDAVFTQVEEAHGPVEVLVANAGITADTLLLRMSTDDWSSVLDTNLTGSFHLAKRATKGMLRQRRGRLIFVSSVVGLLGSAGQANYAASKAGLVGLARSLARELGSRSITANVVAPGFVETDMTDVLSEEQRAAIKAQVPLGRYATPQEVAGAVTWLAGEGAAYVTGAVIPVDGGLGMGH; encoded by the coding sequence GTGAGCAGATCCGTACTCGTCACCGGCGGCAACCGCGGCATCGGCCGCGCCATCGCGGAGGCCTTCGTCGCCCAGGGCGACCAGGTCGCGGCCACCACGCGCAGCGGCGGTGCGCCGGAGGGCGCGCTCGACGTGCGCTGCGACGTCACCGACGCCGCCCAGGTCGACGCCGTCTTCACGCAGGTGGAGGAGGCCCACGGGCCGGTCGAGGTGCTCGTCGCCAACGCGGGCATCACGGCCGACACCCTGCTGCTGCGGATGAGCACCGACGACTGGTCCTCGGTGCTCGACACCAACCTCACCGGCTCGTTCCACCTCGCGAAGCGCGCCACCAAGGGCATGCTGCGCCAGCGCCGCGGCCGCCTGATCTTCGTCTCCTCGGTGGTCGGCCTGCTCGGCTCCGCCGGCCAGGCGAACTACGCCGCGTCGAAGGCCGGCCTGGTCGGCCTCGCGCGCTCGCTCGCCCGCGAGCTCGGGTCGCGCTCGATCACCGCCAACGTGGTGGCCCCCGGCTTCGTCGAGACCGACATGACCGACGTGCTGAGCGAGGAGCAGCGCGCCGCGATCAAGGCGCAGGTGCCGCTCGGCCGCTACGCCACGCCGCAGGAGGTCGCCGGGGCCGTGACGTGGCTGGCGGGGGAGGGCGCGGCGTACGTCACCGGTGCGGTGATCCCGGTCGACGGCGGCCTCGGCATGGGCCACTGA
- a CDS encoding TldD/PmbA family protein: MSRPDGPHGIDPAFLALPHRALGDAALQRARELGASHADFRFERVRYQHLAVRDEVLQGASDSEDLGFAVRVVHRGAWGFAAGVRLTDDEAVRVAEAAVAVAELAATMTATPVELAPEPVHDDVTWVSSYAVDPLAVPTPEKAAVLTDWSGRLRRHPAVQHATASLQQVHEVKYYADLAGTRTTQQRVRLQPSFEAMGADDARGVFDSMTTLAPPVGRGWEYVVGSATDGAWDWDAELAEVPELLAEKLAAPSVEAGTWDLVVHPSNLWLTIHESIGHATELDRALGYEANYAGTSFATLDRLGTLQYGSPAMHVTGDRTVEHGLATTGFDDEGVATQSWDIVRDGVLVGYQLDRAMAAMVPELNGGRSNGCAYADSPGHVPVQRMANVSLAADPDGPSTEELVGRVERGIYVVGDKSWSIDMQRYNFQFTGQRFYRIEGGELRGQLRDVAYQATTTDFWGSLEAVGGPGTYELGGAFNCGKAQPGQVAAVSHGCPTSLFRGVRILNTDDEGDH; encoded by the coding sequence ATGAGCCGACCCGACGGCCCCCACGGCATCGACCCAGCGTTCCTCGCGCTGCCGCACCGTGCGCTCGGCGACGCCGCCCTGCAGCGGGCGCGCGAGCTGGGCGCCTCCCACGCCGACTTCCGCTTCGAGCGCGTGCGCTACCAGCACCTCGCCGTGCGCGACGAGGTGCTGCAGGGCGCCTCCGACAGCGAGGACCTCGGCTTCGCCGTGCGGGTCGTGCACCGCGGTGCCTGGGGCTTCGCCGCCGGCGTGCGGCTCACGGACGACGAGGCCGTGCGGGTGGCCGAGGCGGCGGTCGCCGTCGCCGAGCTCGCCGCGACCATGACCGCGACACCGGTCGAGCTCGCCCCGGAGCCGGTGCACGACGACGTCACCTGGGTCTCGTCGTACGCCGTCGACCCGCTCGCCGTGCCGACGCCCGAGAAGGCCGCCGTGCTCACCGACTGGAGCGGGCGGCTGCGCCGGCACCCGGCGGTCCAGCACGCGACGGCGTCGCTGCAGCAGGTGCACGAGGTGAAGTACTACGCCGACCTCGCCGGCACCCGCACGACGCAGCAGCGGGTGCGGCTCCAGCCGTCCTTCGAGGCGATGGGCGCCGACGACGCGCGCGGCGTCTTCGACTCGATGACGACGCTCGCCCCGCCGGTCGGCCGCGGCTGGGAGTACGTCGTGGGCTCGGCGACCGACGGCGCCTGGGACTGGGACGCCGAGCTGGCCGAGGTGCCGGAGCTGCTCGCCGAGAAGCTCGCGGCGCCCAGCGTCGAGGCCGGCACCTGGGACCTCGTCGTGCACCCCTCGAACCTCTGGCTGACGATCCACGAGTCGATCGGCCACGCGACCGAGCTCGACCGGGCGCTGGGCTACGAGGCCAACTACGCCGGCACCAGCTTCGCCACGCTCGACCGGCTCGGCACCCTGCAGTACGGCAGCCCGGCGATGCACGTGACGGGCGACCGCACGGTCGAGCACGGGCTGGCGACGACCGGCTTCGACGACGAGGGCGTGGCGACGCAGTCGTGGGACATCGTGCGCGACGGGGTGCTCGTCGGCTACCAGCTCGACCGCGCGATGGCGGCGATGGTGCCCGAGCTCAACGGCGGGCGCTCCAACGGCTGCGCCTACGCCGACTCCCCCGGCCACGTGCCCGTCCAGCGGATGGCCAACGTGTCGCTGGCGGCCGACCCCGACGGGCCGTCCACCGAGGAGCTGGTCGGTCGCGTGGAGCGCGGCATCTACGTCGTCGGCGACAAGTCCTGGTCGATCGACATGCAGCGCTACAACTTCCAGTTCACCGGCCAGCGCTTCTACCGCATCGAGGGCGGCGAGCTGCGCGGGCAGTTGCGCGACGTCGCCTACCAGGCCACGACCACCGACTTCTGGGGCTCGCTGGAGGCCGTGGGCGGGCCCGGGACCTACGAGCTGGGCGGCGCGTTCAACTGCGGCAAGGCGCAGCCGGGGCAGGTCGCGGCGGTCAGCCACGGCTGCCCGACGTCGCTCTTCCGCGGCGTGCGCATCCTCAACACCGACGACGAGGGCGACCACTGA
- a CDS encoding HNH endonuclease, whose product MPTPTTPQELAELALAATTADDCVVLVRERSAANLRWAGNTLTTNGVVSGSSTTVVSFVRTGEGTATGSVTGPASAVSRPGPRGSGPRTCNGALAFERDFDYTTSMIRHADRLLALREAVDVLRTLAATTLTGVTTDETDEADETDDDRLDLLSTLADLVPAACAATLRTAARHDATRRTQRAAAGVPAAQQGRGVALEIALATRTSPHCAQRRLSTAKLLLAEMPHTFARLTDATLTERQATALLAHTAGVDLAIRTAVDEQLCADPDMLTGLGERQVDAEAARLVARLDPAGVAARAAKAARDRHVTSRPAPDTMCRVSALLPVAQGVAVIAALRAAADTARTTGDPRTRGQVMADTLVQRTTGQTTAQAVPLAVGLLLPATTALPTPDATSAGSTGATLEPAWLTGHGPLDALTTRELLTHAWSDDHARAASTLRRLFTDPASGALVAMDTRSRAVPTGLAAFVHTRDLGICRTPWCDAPIRHTDHAHDHARGGATSEPNLQGLCEACNYAKQAPGWHHQPLTDQPAPTRAGPHHVEVTTPTGRTYLSRSPDLPGAPRAPAWPQGSTVYVYLDGPRVHLDGDFTTAA is encoded by the coding sequence ATGCCGACCCCCACGACGCCGCAGGAGCTCGCCGAGCTCGCGCTGGCCGCCACCACCGCCGACGACTGCGTCGTGCTCGTCCGTGAGCGCTCCGCGGCCAACCTGCGGTGGGCCGGCAACACGCTGACGACCAACGGCGTCGTCTCCGGGTCGTCGACGACCGTCGTGTCGTTCGTGCGCACCGGGGAGGGCACGGCGACCGGGTCCGTCACCGGACCCGCGAGCGCGGTCTCGAGGCCCGGGCCCCGCGGGTCCGGACCACGGACCTGCAATGGCGCCCTGGCATTCGAACGTGACTTCGATTACACTACTTCCATGATCCGCCACGCCGACCGGCTCCTCGCGCTTCGCGAGGCCGTCGACGTGCTCCGCACCCTCGCAGCCACCACCCTCACCGGCGTCACGACCGACGAGACCGACGAGGCTGACGAGACCGACGACGACCGCCTCGACCTCCTCTCCACCCTGGCCGACCTCGTCCCCGCCGCCTGCGCCGCCACCCTGCGCACCGCCGCCCGCCACGACGCCACCCGCCGCACCCAGCGCGCCGCAGCCGGCGTCCCCGCCGCCCAGCAGGGCCGCGGCGTCGCCCTCGAGATCGCCCTCGCCACCCGCACCTCTCCCCACTGCGCCCAACGCCGCCTCAGCACCGCGAAGCTGCTGCTCGCCGAGATGCCGCACACCTTCGCGCGTCTCACCGACGCCACCTTGACCGAGCGGCAGGCCACCGCACTGCTCGCCCACACCGCCGGCGTCGACCTCGCCATCCGCACCGCGGTCGACGAGCAGCTGTGCGCCGACCCCGACATGCTCACCGGCCTCGGCGAACGCCAGGTCGACGCCGAAGCCGCCCGCCTCGTCGCCCGCCTCGACCCCGCCGGGGTCGCCGCCCGCGCCGCCAAAGCCGCCCGCGACCGCCACGTCACCTCCCGCCCCGCACCCGACACCATGTGCCGCGTCTCCGCGCTGCTGCCCGTCGCCCAAGGCGTCGCGGTCATCGCCGCGCTGCGCGCCGCCGCCGACACCGCCCGCACCACCGGCGACCCACGCACCCGCGGACAGGTCATGGCCGACACCCTGGTGCAACGCACCACCGGCCAGACCACCGCCCAGGCCGTCCCCCTCGCCGTCGGACTCCTGCTCCCCGCCACCACCGCCCTCCCCACCCCGGACGCCACGAGCGCAGGCAGCACCGGCGCGACGCTCGAGCCGGCATGGCTCACCGGCCACGGACCCCTCGACGCGCTCACCACCCGCGAGCTCCTCACCCACGCCTGGAGCGACGACCACGCCCGCGCCGCCTCCACCCTGCGCCGATTGTTCACAGACCCCGCCTCCGGTGCCCTGGTCGCCATGGACACCAGGTCCCGCGCCGTGCCCACCGGCCTCGCCGCGTTCGTCCACACCCGCGACCTCGGGATCTGCCGCACCCCCTGGTGCGACGCCCCCATCCGTCACACCGACCACGCCCACGACCACGCCCGCGGCGGCGCTACGTCCGAGCCGAACCTCCAAGGCCTGTGCGAGGCCTGCAACTACGCCAAGCAGGCACCCGGCTGGCACCACCAGCCCCTCACCGACCAACCAGCCCCCACCCGCGCCGGTCCCCACCACGTCGAGGTCACCACCCCCACCGGCCGCACCTACCTCAGCCGCTCCCCCGACCTCCCCGGCGCCCCCCGAGCACCCGCCTGGCCACAGGGGTCCACCGTCTACGTCTACCTCGACGGCCCCCGCGTCCACCTCGACGGCGACTTCACCACGGCCGCCTGA
- a CDS encoding YgaP family membrane protein gives MSVESAVRMLAGTLVLASLALTLLVSHWWLVLGAFVGANLIQSSLTGFCPAEKVLSRVLPSSPFRP, from the coding sequence ATGAGCGTCGAGTCGGCCGTGCGCATGCTCGCCGGCACGCTTGTCCTTGCCAGTCTCGCGCTGACCCTCCTGGTGTCTCACTGGTGGCTGGTCCTTGGCGCATTCGTCGGCGCGAACCTGATCCAGTCCAGCCTCACCGGCTTCTGCCCCGCGGAGAAGGTTCTGAGCCGAGTCCTCCCGTCGTCTCCATTCCGGCCCTAG